One genomic region from Nitrosopumilus sp. encodes:
- a CDS encoding trimeric intracellular cation channel family protein: MVDFSFPIDGFISILDYLGTIAFAVTGASKAIAHKADIFGIIVLATVVGVGGGVTRDVIFGRFPTAFSDPIYVGLTVTVGIVMFFLFTKFKRQMSIWLVFDAVGLGVFSILGASIAYHVVGLEFLPMLFGGMITAIGGGILRDVFVREIPIVFVKEVYAVASIIGIVIFYAMLSSGVDIQVSSIVGIAAGTGIRLLAMKFNWNLPKVRES, encoded by the coding sequence TTGGTTGATTTCTCTTTTCCAATAGATGGTTTCATTAGCATACTTGATTACTTGGGAACTATAGCTTTTGCAGTTACAGGAGCTTCAAAAGCAATAGCACACAAGGCAGATATCTTTGGAATTATTGTTTTAGCTACTGTAGTTGGCGTTGGCGGTGGTGTAACACGTGATGTTATCTTTGGAAGATTTCCAACTGCATTTTCTGATCCAATTTATGTCGGATTAACTGTAACAGTTGGAATTGTAATGTTTTTCTTGTTTACAAAATTCAAAAGACAGATGAGCATATGGCTTGTCTTTGATGCAGTTGGATTGGGAGTGTTTTCAATCTTAGGTGCATCCATTGCATATCATGTAGTTGGATTGGAGTTTCTTCCAATGCTCTTTGGTGGAATGATTACTGCCATTGGAGGTGGAATACTCAGAGACGTGTTTGTTAGAGAGATTCCAATTGTATTTGTAAAAGAAGTGTATGCAGTTGCAAGCATCATTGGAATTGTAATATTTTATGCAATGCTTTCTTCTGGTGTTGACATCCAGGTATCATCAATAGTTGGAATCGCTGCAGGAACTGGAATACGTTTGCTTGCAATGAAGTTTAATTGGAATCTGCCAAAGGTTAGAGAATCTTAA